The Armatimonas rosea genome includes a window with the following:
- a CDS encoding beta-galactosidase — MKHTFEIGEKDFLIDGKPTVLRCGEMHYCRIPRPYWRHRLQMLKAMGCNMVATYDFWNLHEPTPGRWNFAGMADLAAYIKQAQEEGLWVMLRPGPYVCAEWELGGIPWWLLKTPDIKLRTQDPRYMSAVAKYVARLATEVRPLLVTNGGPILMVQVENEYGSYGKDKEYILAVKKLWERAGVNVPLFTADGPSQLWNGSRTDTFCGVNGGVGSLKELRRFRPSGPLIVTEYYPGWLSHWGEPFPKVGTPGIVRDVTTMLAEKTSFNLYVAHGGTSFGLWAGANYPKFAPDTTSYDYNAPIPEAGGVTEKFLAIRDAIGKATGEALPPIPKPIPTIALPRIRFEESARLLEHLPKPVLDSKPRTLESYDCALGAILYRTMLPPGEAATLSLTGIHDIAQVTVGGERLGTLNRRDGESHTVSVPPRHDSRPLDILVEALGRINYGGGLHDRKGLAGEILLDGKPLTAPWQVFPLPLEAAPTGLRYQLQDFAGPSYYRATITLTQTGDTYLDMRGWKRGMVWVNGQHLGRYWSIGPQQTLYCPGCWLKEGVNEIVVLAWEEPRQAALSGLTEPILDDLRPDALPAQPHRKRGQNLSLVSLAPTWEGTLPDGGALQSITFPTPVPGRYLCLESLSNYKGDAFATLAELTVLGENGKPLRARVIYASSEETDSEDGKSDNVLDGNPNTHWHTAYSSGEQNHPHHLVVDIGSEQLLTGVKLLPRQGDPAPNGRIKRARFYVRRDGFPGI; from the coding sequence ATGAAGCACACGTTCGAGATCGGGGAGAAGGACTTCCTCATTGATGGCAAGCCCACGGTTCTGCGCTGCGGCGAGATGCACTACTGCCGCATCCCGCGCCCCTACTGGCGACACCGCTTGCAGATGCTCAAGGCCATGGGCTGCAACATGGTCGCCACCTACGACTTCTGGAACCTCCACGAGCCGACGCCCGGACGCTGGAACTTTGCGGGGATGGCAGACCTGGCCGCGTATATCAAGCAGGCGCAGGAAGAGGGCCTCTGGGTCATGCTGCGCCCCGGGCCCTATGTCTGCGCCGAGTGGGAGCTGGGCGGGATTCCCTGGTGGCTGCTCAAGACCCCGGACATCAAGCTCCGCACGCAAGACCCACGCTACATGAGCGCTGTCGCCAAGTATGTCGCGCGGCTGGCGACCGAGGTGCGCCCCTTGCTGGTCACCAACGGCGGCCCGATCCTGATGGTGCAGGTAGAGAACGAGTATGGTAGCTACGGCAAAGACAAGGAGTATATTCTGGCCGTTAAGAAGCTCTGGGAGCGTGCAGGGGTGAATGTCCCGCTCTTTACCGCCGATGGCCCCAGCCAGCTCTGGAACGGCTCGCGCACCGACACGTTCTGCGGTGTCAATGGTGGAGTGGGCTCGCTCAAGGAGCTGCGTCGCTTCCGTCCCAGCGGCCCGCTGATTGTCACCGAGTACTACCCCGGCTGGCTCTCGCACTGGGGCGAGCCGTTTCCCAAAGTGGGGACACCGGGGATCGTGCGGGATGTCACGACCATGCTAGCGGAGAAGACCTCGTTTAACCTCTATGTTGCCCACGGCGGCACGAGCTTTGGGCTATGGGCCGGGGCGAACTACCCGAAATTTGCACCGGACACCACCAGCTACGACTACAACGCCCCCATCCCTGAGGCGGGCGGGGTCACCGAGAAGTTCCTCGCCATCCGCGATGCCATCGGCAAGGCGACCGGCGAGGCGCTCCCCCCTATCCCCAAGCCGATCCCAACGATCGCACTCCCACGGATTCGCTTCGAGGAGTCCGCGCGGCTCCTGGAGCACCTGCCCAAGCCGGTTCTCGACAGCAAGCCCCGCACCCTGGAGAGCTACGACTGTGCGCTCGGGGCGATCCTCTATCGCACGATGCTCCCCCCCGGTGAGGCCGCGACACTCAGCCTCACCGGCATCCACGACATCGCCCAGGTGACGGTTGGTGGGGAGCGCCTGGGGACACTCAACCGCCGCGACGGTGAGAGCCACACGGTTTCCGTTCCTCCGCGCCACGACTCCCGGCCGCTGGATATCCTGGTCGAGGCCCTCGGGCGCATCAACTACGGCGGCGGCCTGCACGACCGCAAGGGACTCGCCGGCGAGATTTTATTGGATGGCAAGCCGCTCACCGCGCCCTGGCAGGTCTTCCCGCTCCCGCTGGAGGCCGCACCGACCGGTCTGCGCTACCAGCTCCAGGACTTTGCCGGCCCCAGCTACTACCGCGCCACCATCACGCTCACCCAGACCGGCGACACCTACCTGGACATGCGCGGCTGGAAGCGTGGGATGGTCTGGGTCAATGGGCAGCACCTCGGGCGCTACTGGAGTATAGGCCCCCAGCAGACCCTCTACTGCCCCGGCTGCTGGCTCAAAGAGGGCGTCAATGAGATCGTCGTGCTTGCCTGGGAAGAGCCCCGCCAGGCCGCGCTCTCCGGCCTCACCGAGCCCATCCTCGATGACCTCCGCCCCGATGCGCTCCCCGCTCAGCCGCACCGCAAGCGTGGCCAGAACCTGAGCCTGGTCTCGCTGGCCCCCACCTGGGAAGGCACGCTCCCCGACGGCGGTGCGCTCCAGAGCATCACCTTTCCCACTCCTGTCCCGGGTCGCTATCTGTGTCTAGAGAGCCTCTCCAACTACAAGGGCGATGCCTTCGCGACTCTGGCGGAGCTGACGGTGCTGGGGGAAAACGGCAAGCCGCTTCGGGCGCGCGTGATCTACGCCAGCAGCGAGGAGACGGACTCGGAGGATGGCAAGTCGGACAACGTGCTCGATGGCAACCCCAACACGCACTGGCACACCGCCTACTCCAGCGGCGAGCAGAACCACCCACACCATCTGGTTGTGGATATCGGTAGTGAGCAGCTCCTCACGGGGGTCAAGCTCCTGCCCCGACAGGGCGATCCCGCCCCCAATGGCCGCATCAAGAGAGCCCGCTTCTACGTCCGCCGCGACGGATTTCCGGGGATTTGA
- the gap gene encoding type I glyceraldehyde-3-phosphate dehydrogenase, with the protein MAVRVGINGFGRIGRLTFRAIYEKYGLSGDVQIVAINDLTDAPTNAHLLKYDSNYGPFKGTVGYEGTDLVVDGQKIQVFAEKDPAAIPWSTENVDIVVESTGFFTDATKAVAHKQGTVKKVVISAPAKNEDLTIVLGVNEHMYDPAKHHVISNASCTTNGLAPVAKVLHESFGIEKGLLTTIHAYTNSQKTVDTAAKDLRDARAAAMNIVPSSTGAAKAVGLVIPELQGKFTGMAFRVPTPTVSVVDFTALLSKDAPVADINAAMKAASETPGFQGILQYNDEPLVSTDLKGNPHSSIFSAIDTVGLGNFVKVVSWYDNEWGYSNRLADLLNFLEDKGL; encoded by the coding sequence ATGGCAGTACGTGTTGGCATCAACGGCTTCGGGCGCATCGGGCGCCTGACCTTCCGCGCCATCTATGAGAAATATGGGCTGAGCGGCGACGTTCAAATTGTGGCGATCAACGACCTGACCGACGCCCCCACCAACGCTCACCTTCTGAAGTACGACTCCAACTACGGCCCCTTCAAGGGCACGGTTGGCTACGAAGGCACAGACCTTGTGGTGGACGGCCAGAAGATCCAGGTCTTTGCGGAGAAGGACCCTGCCGCGATCCCGTGGAGCACCGAGAATGTCGATATCGTGGTCGAGTCCACCGGCTTCTTCACCGATGCCACCAAGGCTGTCGCCCACAAGCAGGGCACGGTCAAGAAGGTCGTGATCTCCGCACCTGCCAAGAACGAGGACCTGACCATCGTCCTGGGCGTGAACGAGCACATGTACGACCCGGCCAAGCACCATGTCATCTCCAACGCAAGCTGCACCACCAACGGCCTGGCTCCCGTTGCCAAGGTCCTCCACGAGAGCTTTGGGATTGAGAAGGGGCTGCTGACCACGATCCATGCCTACACCAACTCCCAGAAGACGGTCGATACCGCCGCTAAGGACCTGCGCGATGCCCGCGCCGCCGCGATGAACATCGTCCCCAGCTCCACCGGCGCGGCCAAGGCTGTCGGTCTGGTCATCCCCGAGCTCCAGGGCAAGTTCACCGGAATGGCCTTCCGCGTCCCCACCCCCACGGTCTCCGTGGTCGACTTCACCGCACTGCTCTCCAAAGACGCTCCCGTCGCGGACATCAACGCCGCGATGAAGGCCGCCTCCGAGACGCCGGGCTTCCAGGGAATCCTGCAGTACAACGACGAGCCGCTGGTCTCCACCGACCTCAAGGGCAACCCCCACAGCTCGATCTTCAGCGCCATTGATACCGTCGGGCTGGGCAACTTTGTCAAGGTCGTGAGCTGGTACGACAACGAGTGGGGCTACTCCAACCGCCTCGCCGACCTGCTCAACTTCCTTGAGGACAAGGGCCTGTAG